In one Rhinoderma darwinii isolate aRhiDar2 chromosome 1 unlocalized genomic scaffold, aRhiDar2.hap1 SUPER_1_unloc_22, whole genome shotgun sequence genomic region, the following are encoded:
- the LOC142670927 gene encoding uncharacterized protein LOC142670927: protein MVSLNFKVEDEDLMQQSSGENLITLNVQPGHHSRELSYNSTNNEEPTPDKSQIVTTSTAQKGDERFQCGKRLKIISGLFTSRRIHTGVKPYSCSECRKCFTQKSHLVRHERSHTGEKPYSCSECGKRFPNKSNLVIHEKIHTGEKPYSCPECGKCFFYKSYLVRHERIHTGKKPYSCSECGKCFTEKSSIANHKRIHTGEKLYSCSECGKCFTQKSYLVIHARSHTGEKPYSCSECGKCFAEKSYLVRHERSHTGEQPYSCSECGKCFTHKSYLVRHERSHTGEKPYSCSECGKCFTEKSYLVIHERSHTGEKPFSCSECGKCFTQKSYLVIHERSHTGEKPYSCLECGKCFTNKSNLAIHERSHTGEKPYSCSECGKCFTQKSDLVIHQRSHTGENLYSCSECGKCFTYKSRLVTHKRIHTGEKPYSCSECGKCYTTKGKLSAHQRSHTE, encoded by the coding sequence ATGGTATCGCTAAATtttaaagtagaagatgaagatctcatgcagcagtcttcaggagaaaacctcattacccttaatgtacaACCAGGACATCACAGTAGAGAGCTATCTTATAATTCCACTAATAATGAGGAACCTACTCCTGACAAATCACAGATAgttaccacaagtacagctcagaaaggggatgaaaggtttcaatgtggtaaacGGCTCAAAATAATCTCAGGTCTTTTTACAAGcagaagaattcacacaggggtgaagccgtattcatgttcagaatgtaggaaatgttttacacaaaaatcacatcttgttagacatgagagaagtcacacaggagagaagccgtattcatgttcagaatgtgggaaacgtTTTCCaaataaatcaaatcttgttatacatgagaaaattcatacaggggagaagccgtattcatgtccagaatgcGGGAAATGCTTTTTCTACAAATcatatcttgttagacatgagagaattcacacaggaaagaagccgtattcatgttcagaatgtgggaaatgttttacagagaaATCAAGTATTGCTAATcataagagaattcacacaggagagaaactgtattcatgttcagaatgtgggaaatgttttacacaaaaatcatatcttgttatacatgcgagaagtcacacaggagagaagccgtattcatgttcagaatgtgggaaatgttttgcagaGAAATCATATCTTGTTAGACACGAGAGAAGTCATACAGGAGagcagccgtattcatgttcagaatgtgggaaatgttttacacataaatcatatcttgttagacacgagagaagtcacacaggagagaagccatattcatgttcagaatgtgggaaatgttttacagagaaatcatatcttgttatacatgagagaagtcacacaggagagaagccgttttcatgttcagaatgtgggaaatgttttacacaaaaatcgtatcttgttatacatgagagaagtcacacaggagagaagccatattcatgtttagaatgtgggaaatgttttacaaataaatcaaatcttgctatacatgagagaagtcacacaggagagaagccgtattcatgttcagaatgtgggaaatgtttcacaCAAAAATCAGATCTTGTtatacatcagagaagtcacacaggagagaacctgtattcatgttcagaatgtgggaaatgttttacctaTAAATCACGTCTTGTTACTCATAAGAGAatccacacaggagagaagccgtattcatgttcagaatgtgggaaatgttatactactaaaggcaaacttagtgctcatcagagaagtcacacagagTAG